A section of the Malania oleifera isolate guangnan ecotype guangnan chromosome 2, ASM2987363v1, whole genome shotgun sequence genome encodes:
- the LOC131149911 gene encoding scarecrow-like protein 14 has protein sequence MVMDPQFNCPSNPTNGSELNHENIFPSSDENTFFSNEFEFQNGSDLNFMDFPSPPPEPAPVILAPPAYSPDDGDFSDVVKVIGHILMEEDMQDQSSMFFDSWALQAAERSFYEALGNKYPLSPNQPPLESPNTFSSDCSHSRGDGTINSVQTRLIGDRRELGPSVSQSSLQDVNPAFQSTSQLPLSSLSNSSHSFNGPVHSSVSMPLDPNPFTKNDTALQFRRGVEEASKFLPGANLLTIDLENQNLPPVDNAQEVEKDDTESLPNGSRGRKNHDREEICEEEERRNKQSAVHVEEAELVDMFDSVLLCSYGYQNYILCTADKDEQNGEAKALEQDGPAGRLNAGKGRAKRRGNKKEVVDLRTLLILCAQAVNADDRRTADELLRQIRQHSSPSGDGSQRCAHYFANALEARLTGTGTQLYTALASRLESASDMLKCYQLYLMASPFKKIALKFANHHIFGFAEKATTLHIIDFGILYGFQWPMLIHHLSSRPGGPPKLRITGIDLPQPGFRPAERIQETGHRLARYCERFNVPFEYNAIAKKWETIRIEDLKIKKNEVIAVNSLFRFRNLLDETVVIDSPRDAVLNLIRKINPDIFTVSVVNGCYSAPFFVTRFRELLFHFSAFFDMFDANLSRENQERMVFEKEFYGRETMNVIACEGLERVVRPETYKQWQVRIGRAGFRLLPLDGDLMKALRTKVKAGFHKDFVVDEDGHWMLQGWKGRILYASSCWIPANES, from the coding sequence ATGGTTATGGATCCACAGTTTAATTGTCCTTCCAATCCCACAAACGGATCTGAGTTGAATCATGAGAATATTTTCCCCAGTTCTGATGAGAACACTTTTTTCTCAAACGAATTCGAATTCCAAAATGGCTCTGATCTCAACTTCATGGATTTTCCTTCCCCTCCACCGGAGCCAGCTCCGGTTATTTTGGCCCCGCCTGCGTATTCTCCCGACGACGGCGACTTTTCTGATGTTGTTAAGGTCATAGGCCATATACTCATGGAAGAGGACATGCAGGATCAGTCGTCCATGTTCTTCGACTCCTGGGCTCTTCAAGCCGCCGAGAGGTCTTTCTACGAAGCCCTTGGCAACAAGTATCCTCTCTCACCCAATCAGCCGCCTCTGGAGAGTCCAAACACCTTTTCTAGTGATTGTAGTCATAGCCGTGGTGATGGCACTATCAATTCAGTTCAAACTAGGTTGATTGGTGATAGGAGAGAACTTGGTCCCTCTGTGTCGCAATCCTCTCTCCAGGATGTCAACCCCGCTTTTCAGTCCACTTCACAGTTACCCCTCAGCTCTCTGAGCAACTCCAGTCATAGTTTTAATGGGCCAGTGCACTCTTCTGTTAGTATGCCTCTTGATCCAAATCCTTTCACCAAGAACGACACTGCATTGCAGTTTAGAAGAGGGGTGGAGGAAGCTAGTAAATTTCTTCCTGGTGCAAATCTCTTAACTATAGATCTGGAGAACCAGAATTTGCCTCCAGTGGACAATGCTCAAGAGGTAGAGAAGGATGATACGGAGTCTTTGCCTAATGGGTCAAGGGGAAGGAAGAATCATGACAGGGAGGAAATATGCGAGGAAGAAGAGAGGCGTAATAAGCAATCGGCGGTTCATGTGGAAGAGGCTGAGTTAGTAGATATGTTTGACAGCGTTTTACTTTGTTCTTATGGATATCAGAATTATATCCTGTGTACTGCCGATAAAGATGAGCAGAATGGAGAAGCCAAGGCATTGGAGCAGGATGGGCCAGCGGGCAGATTAAATGCTGGGAAGGGTCGTGCAAAGAGAAGAGGAAATAAGAAGGAAGTCGTGGATTTGAGGACTTTGCTTATTCTCTGTGCTCAAGCTGTCAATGCTGATGATCGCAGGACTGCAGATGAACTGTTAAGACAGATTCGGCAGCATTCTTCTCCCTCTGGAGATGGGTCTCAAAGGTGTGCCCATTACTTTGCTAATGCCCTTGAGGCACGCTTGACTGGTACTGGGACTCAACTTTATACTGCCTTGGCTTCCAGATTGGAATCAGCTTCTGATATGTTGAAATGTTACCAACTTTATCTCATGGCATCCCCTTTCAAGAAGATTGCTCTGAAGTTTGCAAATCACCACATTTTTGGTTTTGCTGAGAAAGCAACGACGCTTCATATTATAGATTTTGGTATCCTGTATGGTTTCCAATGGCCCATGCTCATTCATCATCTCTCATCCAGACCTGGTGGCCCTCCCAAGCTTCGCATTACGGGGATAGATCTTCCCCAACCTGGTTTCCGGCCAGCAGAAAGAATTCAGGAGACTGGGCATCGTTTGGCAAGGTATTGTGAGCGCTTTAATGTTCCATTTGAGTATAATGCCATAGCAAAAAAATGGGAAACTATCAGAATTGAAGAcctcaagataaaaaaaaatgaggtGATTGCTGTGAATTCCTTGTTCCGATTTAGGAATCTACTTGACGAGACAGTTGTTATAGACAGTCCAAGGGATGCTGTTCTGAACTTAATCCGGAAGATAAATCCTGATATCTTCACGGTTTCTGTTGTTAATGGTTGCTACAGTGCTCCCTTCTTCGTCACACGCTTCCGGGAGCTGCTATTTCACTTCTCTGCATTCTTTGACATGTTTGATGCTAACTTATCCCGTGAAAATCAGGAGAGAATGGTGTTTGAGAAAGAATTTTATGGGCGGGAGACTATGAATGTCATAGCATGTGAGGGCTTAGAAAGAGTGGTGAGACCTGAGACATACAAGCAATGGCAGGTCCGAATTGGAAGGGCTGGGTTCAGGCTGCTTCCATTGGATGGGGATCTTATGAAGGCATTGAGGACTAAGGTGAAAGCTGGCTTTCACAAGGATTTTGTGGTTGATGAAGATGGGCACTGGATGCTGCAGGGATGGAAAGGCCGAATTCTTTATGCATCTTCATGTTGGATTCCTGCAAATGAATCTTGA